One Sphingomonas sabuli genomic region harbors:
- a CDS encoding TonB-dependent receptor domain-containing protein, which produces MGTKYMKLEFRQRLLATTLLVGASMVATPAFAQDASEDPAAAPPSGPIEAQPIPERSATGEAVDAPRDIVVTGSRIPQPNLDSASPVAVVSEQEVKLTGTTRIEDVIAQLPGATASQSSGLSNGATGTAEIDLRFLGSKRTLSLVNGRRMTPGDPNSASQAADVNLIPASILKRVEVLTGGASSVYGADAVAGVVNFIIDTDFDGIKLDGQYSFYQHNNDCPAIEGDRTVCDALNAFAGDPQYAYPTSSVTDGRAVDFTVSIGSGFDDGRGHAMGYFGYRKVKPVLQANRDYSACALTGAGATVTCGGSGTAGEGNALVFVPTTDAAGNVTYTSTYAALGPGTATLGPPNLYNYAPLNYFQRPDERYVAGAFADYEISPAIKPYLEFMFMDDRTLAQIAPSGDFFSTLTINCDNPLLSAQQRSVICDPQYNLINGFIGSFPTAGGASYNPTPDAAPIEFIDSVNGGTYNRAYFQLGRRNVEGGPRISDLKHTSYRGVFGTRGDLSPVFSYDAYYQYGATNYTQVYRNEFSIARLTRALDVVEGPDGAPACRSALDGTDPLCVPYDVFGGTPSAASINYLNIFGVIDGRTSEQVFNANVTGAMGEMGWISPWASDGVGINVGFEYRKEKLTLNPDQSFQTGDLAGQGAPTLPVNGSFNVKEVFGEIQIPIVQQTIFEELTFGAGYRKSWYETSGDRKYDTDTYKLSLEFAPIRDVRFRAAYNRAARAPNIQELFAPQFVGLDGSDDPCAGAPIEATDYGCIAQGLAVGQSTPANPAEQYNGLLGGNPNLNPEKATTKTVGVVLQPRFIPRFALTVDYFNIDLKDAIQGFGADSIVQDCVGNATASFTPASCALINRDPAGSIWLTPGGFVTDLNYNVGGIETSGIDVTAAYSTRLFSLGNLSATFSGTYLDEYITDNGLTTPYDCAGYYGGVCSGGAVSSTSPLPEWRHKARATLQTPMGLGVSVQWRHIGSVEHERLGEDISAGAPPVLSQKIHAENYIDLAATYSLFNDRLNLRAGVNNVFDNVPPRITGSSGSCPAGPCNGNTYPGLWDALGRYVYAGFTLAFTPPPPAPPVYVAPPPPPPAAPATQTCPDGTVILATEVCPAPPPPPPPPPPAPERG; this is translated from the coding sequence ATGGGGACGAAATATATGAAGCTCGAATTCCGCCAGCGTCTTCTCGCTACGACGCTTCTGGTCGGCGCCAGCATGGTTGCGACGCCGGCTTTTGCGCAGGACGCCTCTGAAGATCCGGCTGCGGCTCCGCCGTCGGGTCCGATCGAAGCGCAGCCGATCCCGGAGCGTTCCGCTACCGGTGAAGCGGTCGATGCACCGCGCGACATCGTCGTTACCGGTTCGCGTATTCCGCAGCCGAACCTCGATTCGGCGTCGCCGGTCGCGGTCGTTTCCGAGCAGGAAGTGAAACTGACGGGTACGACCCGCATCGAAGACGTTATCGCGCAGCTGCCGGGCGCGACTGCCTCGCAGTCTTCGGGCCTGTCGAACGGCGCCACGGGTACCGCCGAAATCGATCTTCGCTTCCTTGGCTCCAAGCGCACCCTGTCGCTGGTCAACGGTCGCCGCATGACCCCGGGCGATCCGAACAGCGCCAGCCAGGCCGCCGACGTCAACCTGATCCCGGCTTCGATCCTGAAGCGGGTCGAGGTGCTGACCGGCGGTGCATCGTCGGTGTACGGTGCTGACGCGGTCGCCGGCGTCGTCAACTTCATCATCGACACCGATTTCGACGGTATCAAGCTCGACGGCCAGTACAGCTTCTATCAGCACAACAACGATTGCCCGGCGATCGAAGGCGACCGCACCGTCTGCGACGCCCTCAATGCTTTCGCCGGCGATCCGCAATACGCTTATCCGACCAGCAGCGTGACGGACGGCCGTGCGGTCGACTTCACCGTGTCGATCGGTTCGGGCTTCGACGATGGCCGCGGCCACGCCATGGGTTACTTCGGCTACCGCAAGGTCAAGCCGGTGCTCCAGGCCAACCGCGACTACAGCGCTTGCGCCCTGACCGGTGCCGGTGCGACCGTCACCTGCGGCGGCTCGGGCACCGCTGGTGAAGGCAACGCGCTCGTCTTCGTTCCGACCACGGACGCTGCGGGCAACGTCACCTACACCTCGACCTACGCGGCTCTCGGGCCCGGCACGGCGACCCTCGGACCGCCGAACCTCTACAACTACGCGCCGCTGAACTACTTCCAGCGTCCGGACGAGCGTTATGTCGCAGGTGCCTTCGCAGACTATGAAATCAGCCCGGCCATCAAGCCGTACCTTGAATTCATGTTCATGGACGACCGCACGCTGGCGCAGATCGCGCCGTCGGGCGACTTCTTCAGCACGCTGACCATCAACTGCGACAACCCGCTTCTGTCGGCCCAGCAGCGCAGCGTGATCTGCGATCCGCAGTACAACCTGATCAACGGGTTCATCGGCAGCTTCCCCACCGCAGGCGGTGCGAGCTACAACCCGACCCCGGACGCGGCGCCGATCGAATTCATCGATTCGGTGAACGGCGGCACCTACAACCGGGCGTACTTCCAGCTCGGTCGCCGTAACGTCGAAGGCGGGCCGCGCATCAGCGATCTGAAGCACACCAGCTATCGCGGTGTGTTCGGTACGCGCGGCGATCTTTCGCCGGTGTTCTCGTACGATGCTTATTATCAGTACGGCGCGACCAACTACACGCAGGTCTACCGCAACGAATTCTCGATTGCGCGCCTCACGCGCGCTCTCGATGTCGTTGAAGGTCCTGACGGCGCACCGGCTTGCCGCTCTGCGCTCGACGGCACCGACCCGCTGTGCGTCCCCTATGACGTGTTCGGCGGCACCCCGTCGGCCGCGTCGATCAACTATCTCAACATCTTCGGCGTCATCGACGGCCGGACGTCGGAACAGGTGTTCAACGCGAACGTCACCGGCGCGATGGGTGAGATGGGCTGGATCTCGCCGTGGGCGAGCGATGGCGTCGGCATCAACGTCGGCTTCGAGTATCGCAAGGAGAAACTGACCCTCAACCCGGATCAGTCGTTCCAGACCGGCGATCTTGCCGGCCAGGGTGCTCCGACGCTCCCGGTCAACGGCAGCTTCAACGTCAAGGAAGTGTTCGGCGAAATCCAGATTCCGATCGTTCAGCAGACCATCTTCGAAGAGCTGACGTTCGGTGCTGGCTATCGTAAGTCCTGGTACGAGACGAGCGGCGACCGCAAGTACGACACCGACACCTACAAGCTGTCGCTGGAGTTCGCGCCGATCCGCGACGTCCGTTTCCGCGCTGCCTACAACCGCGCCGCCCGTGCCCCGAACATCCAGGAGCTGTTCGCTCCGCAGTTCGTCGGCCTCGACGGTTCCGACGATCCCTGCGCGGGTGCCCCGATCGAAGCGACGGACTATGGTTGTATCGCCCAAGGTTTGGCGGTCGGGCAGAGCACGCCGGCCAACCCGGCCGAACAGTATAACGGCCTGCTCGGCGGCAATCCGAACCTGAACCCGGAGAAGGCGACGACCAAGACGGTCGGTGTCGTGCTCCAACCCCGGTTCATTCCGCGGTTTGCCCTGACGGTCGACTATTTCAACATCGACCTGAAGGACGCGATCCAGGGCTTCGGTGCTGACTCGATCGTCCAGGATTGCGTCGGCAACGCGACGGCGTCGTTCACTCCGGCATCGTGCGCCCTGATCAACCGCGACCCCGCGGGCTCGATCTGGCTCACCCCGGGTGGTTTCGTTACCGACCTCAATTACAACGTCGGCGGTATCGAAACGAGCGGCATCGACGTTACGGCAGCCTACTCGACCCGGCTGTTCAGCCTCGGCAACCTGTCGGCGACCTTCTCGGGAACGTATCTCGACGAGTACATCACCGACAACGGCCTGACCACGCCGTATGACTGCGCCGGCTACTACGGCGGCGTCTGCTCTGGCGGTGCGGTTTCGTCGACTTCGCCGTTGCCTGAATGGCGGCACAAGGCCCGCGCCACCCTGCAGACCCCGATGGGTCTGGGCGTGTCGGTCCAGTGGCGTCACATCGGCAGCGTCGAGCACGAGCGGCTCGGTGAGGACATCTCTGCAGGTGCTCCGCCGGTTCTCAGCCAGAAGATCCATGCCGAGAACTACATCGATCTCGCCGCGACCTACTCGCTGTTCAACGACCGCCTGAACCTTCGGGCCGGTGTGAACAACGTGTTCGACAACGTGCCGCCGCGTATCACTGGCTCGTCGGGTTCGTGCCCGGCCGGTCCGTGTAACGGCAACACCTACCCGGGCCTGTGGGACGCTCTCGGCCGCTACGTCTACGCTGGCTTCACGCTGGCGTTCACGCCGCCGCCGCCGGCCCCGCCGGTCTATGTGGCGCCGCCGCCGCCGCCGCCCGCAGCGCCTGCTACGCAGACCTGCCCGGACGGCACGGTGATCCTGGCGACGGAAGTGTGCCCGGCTCCGCCGCCGCCGCCGCCGCCGCCGCCGCCGGCGCCGGAACGTGGCTAA
- a CDS encoding tetratricopeptide repeat-containing sulfotransferase family protein — translation MATNPLDTITASAIREMMSAASSGRLDDAVRTADAALANGGDTVALNALVGTLQCQSGNLAEGARRLRIANAARPDDPVIALNLATALLNQGEAEDALAVVPESLANADASLRLLRLRAFLAQQVGDYPASIAAYERLVEINPGDVEALNNLGNSRRSSGDFDGALDMLRRAAELDPNAPPIRFNLAGALLSAGQHKEAEAAFKSMADDFADDWRPHRELHLIYRMLGQEEAALEAIEEAVRRSPDDIQLLLPLASQRLMVLDVEGAQAAYREVIKRDPANAPANVGLAVVLDVSNRDSEFPALIDEATARSVDDSVLNFIRAYDHRRAKRYREGVEALEQVPDELEGARRAHLYGQLCEGAGEYEKAWAAFERMNEIQRELPSQPELRGESYRDLVRARTEALTPDAAARWTDVAPADGRRAPAFLVGFPRSGTTLIDTFLMGHPDVTVLEEEPSLVGAGRIFPNFDDIVEAGVDDVQRARDSYYEFVDSRDGGASPGKLVVDKNPLATNTLPLIRRLFPDARIIVALRHPCDVVLSCFATNFKLNDGMANFVRLDTTAELYDLTFAHLEKVRELLPMPMHMIKYEALVADPEAELRALVEFVGLDWHDGLVDHQKTARERGRIKTASYAQVVEPIYSRSTGRWENFREQMAPVLPVLQPWIDKFGYA, via the coding sequence ATGGCTACCAACCCTCTCGACACGATCACCGCTTCCGCCATCCGTGAGATGATGAGCGCCGCTTCCTCGGGCCGTCTTGACGATGCCGTGCGGACTGCCGACGCCGCCCTTGCCAATGGCGGCGACACCGTTGCCCTCAATGCGCTGGTCGGCACGCTCCAGTGTCAGTCCGGCAACCTGGCCGAAGGCGCCCGGCGCCTGCGGATTGCCAACGCTGCCCGACCCGACGACCCGGTGATCGCGCTCAACCTGGCCACGGCGCTCCTCAACCAGGGCGAGGCCGAAGACGCATTGGCGGTCGTTCCCGAAAGCCTTGCCAACGCCGATGCCAGCCTGCGCTTGCTCCGGCTGCGCGCCTTTCTGGCGCAGCAGGTCGGCGATTACCCCGCGTCGATTGCGGCCTACGAGAGATTGGTCGAAATCAATCCGGGCGACGTCGAGGCGCTGAACAACCTCGGCAACAGCCGGCGCAGCAGTGGCGATTTCGACGGTGCGCTCGACATGCTGCGTCGGGCAGCCGAGCTTGACCCCAACGCGCCGCCGATCCGCTTCAACCTCGCCGGCGCGCTGCTCAGCGCAGGCCAGCACAAGGAAGCGGAAGCCGCCTTCAAGTCCATGGCCGACGACTTCGCCGACGACTGGCGGCCGCACCGCGAACTGCACCTGATCTATCGAATGCTGGGGCAGGAGGAAGCCGCGCTGGAGGCGATCGAGGAGGCAGTGCGCCGCTCGCCCGATGACATCCAATTGCTGTTGCCGCTCGCCAGCCAGCGGCTCATGGTCCTCGACGTCGAGGGCGCGCAGGCGGCTTACCGCGAAGTCATCAAGCGCGATCCGGCCAATGCCCCCGCCAACGTCGGCCTCGCCGTCGTGCTCGATGTTTCCAACCGCGATTCTGAATTTCCGGCGCTGATCGACGAAGCGACGGCGCGCTCCGTCGACGATTCGGTGCTCAACTTCATCCGCGCGTACGATCATCGCCGGGCCAAGCGCTATCGTGAAGGTGTCGAGGCGCTCGAACAGGTACCCGACGAGCTCGAAGGCGCCCGTCGCGCGCATCTCTACGGTCAGCTGTGCGAAGGCGCCGGCGAGTATGAAAAGGCGTGGGCCGCGTTCGAACGCATGAACGAGATCCAGCGCGAGCTGCCGTCACAGCCGGAACTACGCGGGGAGAGCTACCGGGATCTGGTCCGCGCTCGAACCGAGGCACTCACCCCGGACGCCGCGGCCCGGTGGACCGATGTCGCGCCCGCTGACGGCCGCCGCGCACCCGCTTTCCTGGTCGGCTTCCCGCGTTCGGGAACGACGCTCATCGACACCTTCCTGATGGGGCATCCGGACGTCACGGTGCTGGAGGAAGAGCCGTCGCTGGTCGGCGCTGGCCGGATCTTTCCCAATTTCGACGACATCGTAGAGGCTGGCGTCGACGACGTGCAACGCGCCCGCGACAGCTATTACGAGTTCGTCGATTCTCGCGATGGCGGGGCCTCGCCGGGTAAGCTGGTGGTCGACAAGAACCCGCTGGCGACCAACACGCTGCCGCTGATCCGGCGGCTGTTTCCCGATGCGCGGATCATCGTTGCGCTGCGCCATCCGTGCGATGTCGTGCTCAGCTGCTTTGCGACCAACTTCAAGCTCAATGACGGCATGGCCAATTTCGTCCGTCTCGACACGACCGCGGAGCTGTACGACCTGACTTTCGCGCATCTGGAAAAGGTGCGCGAATTGCTGCCCATGCCGATGCACATGATCAAGTACGAAGCGCTGGTGGCCGATCCGGAAGCCGAGCTTCGCGCGCTGGTCGAGTTCGTCGGGCTGGATTGGCACGATGGTTTGGTCGATCACCAGAAGACGGCGCGCGAGCGCGGACGCATCAAGACCGCCAGCTACGCGCAAGTGGTCGAGCCGATCTATTCCCGCTCCACCGGCCGCTGGGAAAATTTCCGCGAGCAGATGGCGCCGGTGCTGCCCGTTCTGCAGCCCTGGATCGACAAGTTCGGATACGCCTGA
- a CDS encoding aspartyl/asparaginyl beta-hydroxylase domain-containing protein has translation MAIAPLDFTALMLRATLLDRADPATADEAWEQALAQRPPGDLPPQLEAVLRQGEARVRDRQAQQDERLRAAAADAEMRATPDEKARIDRFRTNALRQTRPYHSEPTHFHFPGLREFEFHPRSAFPWLSELEAATGDIAAELKALLAAERADLVPYVQYDAHAPLNQWRDLNHNTDWSAIHLLQNGGAIEAHAEACPVTIATLARCGQAQIPGRSPNAMFSLLAPRTTIPAHVGVNNARLVCHLPLIVPEGCWFRVGADKRFWKEGEAMVFDDTIEHEASNPSDELRVVLIFDVWHPDLSPVERDAVAAMLAISSGGQSGL, from the coding sequence TTGGCAATCGCGCCACTCGACTTCACGGCGCTGATGCTTCGGGCCACCCTGCTCGACCGCGCAGATCCGGCCACTGCGGATGAAGCGTGGGAGCAGGCGCTGGCCCAAAGGCCGCCCGGCGACCTGCCGCCGCAATTGGAAGCCGTGCTCAGGCAAGGCGAGGCGCGAGTCCGCGACCGTCAGGCGCAGCAGGACGAGCGCCTGCGCGCCGCAGCCGCCGACGCGGAAATGCGCGCAACCCCCGACGAGAAGGCGCGGATCGACCGTTTCCGTACCAATGCGCTGCGGCAGACCCGGCCCTATCACAGCGAACCGACGCACTTTCACTTCCCGGGCCTGCGCGAATTCGAATTTCACCCTCGCTCGGCCTTCCCCTGGCTGTCCGAGCTTGAGGCAGCGACTGGCGACATCGCCGCCGAGTTGAAAGCCCTGCTGGCGGCGGAGCGGGCTGATTTGGTGCCGTATGTTCAATACGATGCGCACGCGCCGCTCAATCAGTGGCGGGATCTCAATCACAATACCGACTGGTCGGCGATCCACCTGCTGCAGAACGGCGGTGCGATCGAAGCCCATGCGGAGGCGTGTCCGGTCACCATCGCGACTCTCGCCAGGTGCGGTCAGGCCCAGATCCCCGGTCGCTCTCCCAATGCGATGTTTTCCCTGCTTGCGCCGCGCACCACCATCCCCGCGCATGTCGGGGTGAACAATGCCCGGCTGGTATGCCATTTGCCGCTGATCGTGCCGGAGGGCTGCTGGTTCCGGGTCGGCGCCGACAAGCGCTTCTGGAAGGAAGGCGAGGCGATGGTGTTCGACGACACCATCGAGCATGAAGCCAGCAACCCCAGCGACGAGCTTCGCGTGGTCCTGATCTTCGACGTCTGGCATCCCGACCTTTCGCCGGTGGAGCGCGATGCCGTGGCGGCGATGCTGGCGATCAGCAGCGGCGGCCAATCCGGCCTATGA
- a CDS encoding putative 2OG-Fe(II) oxygenase: protein MSGAAGHQQRDPDALEDMARAALASGTEEQALEALAPAAQASGSSRLWQWTGLLQRAIDDHGAALRSFEQAAALDPNDAGIAHGRARVALEAGVPATDLFLQALRLSPGAPDILLGFAAARLADGDGEAAVRDLERMLAAQPLWLAGHQQLAQLRAMLGRKADYAASLDAALAAQPAAQPLWVTLFDLAIKSDDFARLDVAVKRAGAAGVPEALTLPYAAIAASEGGETAQADALFARIPMGPSDPLGLWRVRHLLRTGRADQALAAIDAGLASPAASGFWPYASIAWRLTNDPRADWLEGDARLVRTADLPFALGELAALAARLRSLHVAKAEYLDQSVRGGTQTDGPLFSRIDPEIRTLRAKVVAAVETYVAALPAPDPAHPLLGRRRERPIRFSGSWSVRLRASGRHVSHVHPQGWISSAFYVALPPGLGGEGKAGWLTLGAPPDEVGVQLPPTRAIEPVAGRLALFPSWMWHGTVPFEDGERLTVAFDVRPPT from the coding sequence ATGAGCGGCGCTGCCGGGCACCAGCAACGCGACCCGGACGCCCTGGAAGATATGGCTCGTGCGGCGCTGGCCAGCGGCACGGAGGAACAGGCGCTGGAGGCGCTTGCACCAGCAGCGCAAGCCTCCGGCAGTTCACGGCTGTGGCAGTGGACGGGCCTGCTGCAGCGGGCGATCGACGATCACGGCGCGGCGCTACGCTCGTTCGAGCAGGCGGCGGCGCTAGACCCGAACGACGCCGGCATTGCGCACGGCCGTGCCCGGGTCGCGCTGGAGGCGGGCGTTCCGGCGACGGACCTGTTCCTGCAGGCGTTGCGTCTGTCGCCCGGCGCGCCCGACATCCTGCTGGGCTTTGCCGCGGCGCGCCTGGCGGATGGCGATGGCGAAGCTGCGGTGCGCGACCTTGAACGGATGCTGGCCGCGCAACCCTTATGGCTGGCGGGGCACCAGCAACTGGCACAGCTGCGCGCGATGCTCGGCCGGAAAGCGGACTATGCGGCCTCGCTTGACGCTGCGCTGGCCGCGCAGCCTGCCGCTCAGCCCTTGTGGGTCACGCTGTTCGACCTTGCGATCAAGTCCGACGATTTCGCCCGGCTCGATGTTGCGGTGAAGCGGGCAGGCGCGGCCGGCGTGCCGGAAGCCCTAACCTTGCCATACGCAGCCATCGCCGCGAGCGAGGGCGGCGAGACTGCGCAGGCCGACGCGCTGTTCGCCCGCATTCCGATGGGACCGTCCGATCCGCTGGGCCTGTGGCGCGTGCGGCACCTGTTGCGGACCGGGCGTGCGGACCAGGCGCTGGCGGCGATCGACGCCGGGCTGGCGAGCCCCGCGGCGTCCGGTTTCTGGCCTTACGCGAGCATAGCGTGGCGGCTGACGAACGATCCGCGTGCGGACTGGCTCGAAGGCGACGCCCGCTTGGTCCGCACCGCCGACCTCCCATTCGCGCTGGGAGAGCTTGCCGCGCTCGCGGCGCGGCTCCGCTCGCTGCATGTCGCCAAGGCCGAATATCTCGATCAGTCGGTGCGGGGCGGGACCCAGACTGACGGGCCGCTGTTCAGCCGGATCGATCCGGAAATCCGCACCCTGCGCGCCAAGGTCGTCGCGGCTGTCGAGACCTATGTCGCGGCCTTGCCGGCCCCTGATCCTGCGCATCCGCTCCTCGGTCGGCGCCGCGAACGGCCAATACGTTTTTCGGGCAGCTGGTCGGTCCGGCTGCGCGCGTCCGGACGGCACGTCAGCCATGTCCACCCGCAGGGTTGGATCAGCTCCGCTTTCTACGTTGCCCTTCCGCCGGGCCTTGGCGGGGAGGGCAAGGCGGGATGGCTGACCCTTGGCGCGCCGCCGGACGAAGTGGGCGTGCAATTGCCGCCGACTCGCGCAATCGAGCCGGTTGCGGGGCGCCTGGCGCTGTTCCCGTCGTGGATGTGGCACGGCACCGTTCCGTTCGAGGACGGGGAGCGGCTCACGGTGGCGTTCGATGTTCGCCCGCCGACCTGA
- the clpB gene encoding ATP-dependent chaperone ClpB, with amino-acid sequence MDFEKLTERTRGFLQAAQTIAVREHHQRIAPAHLLKALLDDDQGMAAGLIQAAGGDAQAARRDVDALVAKVPAVTGSGATSAPALDGDTIRVLDQAEQVAKKAGDQYVTVERLLLAMTLAKGTDVAAALERAGVKPQALNAAIEKLRGGRTADTQSSEDRYDALKRYTRDLTAAARDGKLDPVIGRDEEIRRTIQVLARRTKNNPVLIGEPGVGKTAIAEGLAVRIANGDVPDGLKDRKLLSLDMGSLIAGAKYRGEFEERLKGVIDEVKQSDGQIILFIDEMHTLVGAGKAEGAMDAGNLLKPALSRGELHVIGATTLDEYRKHVEKDAALERRFQPVFVGEPTVPDTISILRGLKEKYELHHGVRITDAAIVAAATLSNRYITDRFLPDKAIDLMDEAASRIRMEVESKPEEIENLDRRIIQLKIEREALKKESDAASQERLEKIEKDLANLEEQSAGLTQRWQAEKEKIAGEAKIKEQLDAARIELEQAQRGGDLAKAGELQYGEIPKLEKQLSDAQAASEGAMLREEVTDQDIAAVVSRWTGIPVERMMEGERDKLMQMESAIGARVIGQADAVKAVSAAVRRARAGLQDPNRPLGSFLFLGPTGVGKTELTKALAEFLFDDSTAMVRIDMSEFMEKHAVARLIGAPPGYVGYDEGGVLTEAIRRRPYQVVLFDEVEKAHADVFNVLLQVLDDGRLTDGQGRTVDFTNTIIILTSNLGSQYLAGLGEDEAADKVEPQVMEVVRAHFRPEFLNRLDEIILFHRLGAAHMGPIVDIQVGRLQKLLEDRKIRIDLSAAARDWLGRVGYDPVYGARPLKRAVQKYLQDPLADAILSGTVKDGDTVRVDEGDGQLKLEPVGKLSEAAE; translated from the coding sequence ATGGACTTTGAAAAACTGACCGAACGCACTCGGGGCTTCCTGCAGGCCGCGCAGACGATCGCCGTTCGCGAACATCACCAGCGGATCGCGCCGGCGCACCTGCTCAAGGCCTTGCTTGACGACGATCAGGGCATGGCCGCGGGATTGATCCAGGCGGCGGGCGGCGACGCGCAGGCCGCGCGTCGCGACGTCGATGCGCTGGTGGCAAAAGTGCCCGCCGTGACCGGGTCGGGCGCGACGTCCGCCCCCGCGCTCGACGGCGATACCATCCGCGTGCTCGACCAGGCCGAGCAGGTCGCGAAGAAGGCGGGCGATCAATATGTGACGGTGGAACGGCTGCTGCTGGCGATGACGCTGGCCAAGGGCACCGATGTCGCCGCCGCGTTGGAGCGGGCGGGCGTGAAGCCGCAGGCCCTCAACGCCGCGATCGAGAAGCTGCGCGGCGGCCGCACCGCGGACACGCAAAGTTCGGAGGACCGCTACGACGCGCTCAAGCGCTACACCCGCGACCTCACCGCCGCGGCCCGCGACGGCAAGCTGGACCCGGTCATCGGCCGCGACGAGGAAATCCGCCGCACCATCCAGGTGCTGGCACGCCGGACCAAGAACAATCCCGTGCTGATCGGCGAACCCGGCGTAGGCAAGACCGCCATCGCCGAAGGTCTCGCCGTGCGCATCGCCAACGGCGACGTTCCCGACGGGCTCAAGGATCGCAAGCTGCTCAGCCTCGACATGGGCTCGCTCATCGCCGGTGCGAAATATCGCGGCGAGTTCGAAGAGCGGCTCAAGGGCGTGATCGACGAGGTCAAGCAGTCGGACGGGCAGATCATCCTGTTCATCGACGAGATGCACACGCTGGTCGGCGCCGGGAAGGCCGAAGGCGCAATGGACGCCGGCAATCTGCTCAAGCCGGCGCTGTCGCGCGGCGAGTTGCACGTCATCGGCGCGACCACGCTCGACGAATATCGCAAGCACGTCGAAAAGGACGCGGCGCTGGAGCGGCGCTTCCAACCGGTGTTTGTCGGCGAACCGACCGTGCCCGACACCATTTCTATCCTCCGCGGGCTGAAGGAAAAATACGAGCTTCACCACGGCGTGCGCATCACCGACGCGGCGATCGTTGCCGCGGCCACGCTCAGCAACCGCTACATCACCGACCGCTTTCTGCCCGACAAGGCGATCGACCTGATGGACGAGGCCGCCAGCCGAATCCGGATGGAGGTCGAATCCAAGCCTGAGGAGATCGAGAATCTCGACCGGCGGATCATCCAGCTGAAGATCGAGCGCGAGGCGCTGAAGAAGGAAAGCGACGCCGCGTCGCAGGAACGGCTCGAGAAGATCGAAAAGGACCTCGCCAACCTTGAGGAGCAGTCCGCCGGACTGACTCAGCGCTGGCAGGCCGAGAAGGAAAAGATCGCCGGCGAAGCCAAGATCAAGGAACAGCTCGACGCTGCCCGGATCGAGCTTGAGCAGGCGCAGCGCGGCGGCGACCTCGCCAAGGCCGGCGAGCTCCAATACGGCGAGATCCCCAAGCTGGAAAAACAGCTGTCGGATGCGCAGGCCGCCTCCGAAGGCGCCATGCTGCGCGAGGAGGTCACCGACCAGGACATCGCCGCCGTCGTCAGCCGCTGGACCGGGATTCCGGTCGAACGGATGATGGAGGGCGAACGCGACAAGCTGATGCAGATGGAATCCGCCATCGGCGCGCGGGTCATCGGTCAGGCGGATGCGGTGAAGGCGGTTTCGGCTGCCGTGCGCCGCGCGCGCGCCGGCCTGCAGGACCCCAACCGGCCGCTCGGATCCTTCCTGTTCCTTGGCCCCACCGGCGTCGGCAAGACCGAGCTGACCAAGGCGCTGGCGGAATTCCTGTTCGACGATTCGACCGCGATGGTCCGCATCGACATGTCGGAGTTCATGGAAAAGCATGCGGTCGCGCGGCTGATCGGCGCGCCGCCAGGCTACGTCGGCTATGACGAAGGCGGTGTGCTGACCGAGGCGATCCGGCGGCGGCCCTATCAGGTGGTGCTGTTCGACGAGGTCGAGAAAGCCCACGCCGACGTCTTCAACGTGCTGCTACAGGTGCTCGACGACGGCCGCCTGACGGACGGCCAGGGCCGCACGGTCGATTTCACCAATACGATCATCATCCTGACCTCGAACCTGGGTTCGCAATATCTGGCCGGGCTGGGCGAGGACGAAGCGGCGGACAAGGTCGAGCCGCAGGTGATGGAAGTGGTGCGCGCGCACTTCCGGCCGGAATTCCTCAACCGGCTGGACGAGATCATCCTCTTCCACCGCCTTGGCGCGGCGCACATGGGACCGATCGTCGATATCCAGGTCGGCCGGCTGCAAAAGCTGTTGGAGGACCGCAAGATCCGCATCGACCTGAGCGCTGCGGCCCGCGACTGGCTGGGCCGCGTCGGCTACGACCCGGTCTATGGCGCGCGACCGCTGAAGCGCGCGGTGCAGAAATACTTGCAGGACCCGCTGGCCGACGCGATCCTGTCGGGCACGGTCAAGGACGGCGACACGGTGCGTGTCGACGAAGGCGACGGTCAATTGAAGCTGGAGCCGGTAGGCAAGCTGAGCGAAGCCGCCGAATAA
- a CDS encoding polyhydroxyalkanoic acid system family protein, whose translation MAQPIDVDLPHKLGKEEAKRRIGGNIHKLHDQIPGGANVQSRWEGDTIKLAVAAMGDTINADITVQESNVHCHFELPGLLGMFAGPIAAMLKAKGGDLLLEDKRS comes from the coding sequence ATGGCCCAACCGATCGACGTCGACCTGCCCCACAAGCTGGGCAAAGAAGAAGCCAAGCGCCGCATCGGCGGGAACATCCACAAGCTGCACGACCAGATCCCGGGCGGCGCTAACGTCCAGTCGCGCTGGGAAGGCGACACGATAAAGCTGGCGGTGGCGGCGATGGGTGACACCATAAATGCCGACATCACCGTCCAGGAATCGAACGTGCACTGCCATTTCGAGCTGCCCGGCCTGCTCGGTATGTTTGCCGGGCCGATCGCGGCGATGCTCAAGGCGAAGGGCGGCGACCTGCTGCTTGAGGACAAGCGCAGCTGA